A part of Oceanotoga teriensis genomic DNA contains:
- the ftsH gene encoding ATP-dependent zinc metalloprotease FtsH: MDKKPKRSLGPIFVYLILFAIIVFSISRLNAPSNKEIGYTELLKQIDKGQIIRLEIEDSGLVRAKTKTGDILQAYAPTLLQDEAYTRALVNEGIQIKYIRSTGSSWWVSLLIHMAPILIMILFWVWLFKGVGSRGGGGAPGMNFKKSPARKFDPKKAKIGFKDVAGIDEAREELEDIVTFLKNPQEFNTLGARMPKGVLLVGQPGTGKTLIARAVAGEAGVPFFYISGSDFVELFVGVGASRVREMFNQAKAEAPAIIFIDEIDAVGRQRGAGLGGGHDEREQTLNSLLVEMDGFDPKAGIIVMAATNRPDILDKALLRPGRFDKKVVIDAPDLKGREEILKVHMKGKKISKDVDPEVLARGTPGFVGADLENLINESALLAARNKREFITMEDCSEAIERVIAGPERRSRKLSDKEKKIVTYHELGHAMLGYLLPNSDPVHKITIVPRGHAALGYTLQLPLEEKFLMSEEELKDRIITLLGGRASEDIIFNEITSGAGNDLKRATEIVKKMVTQLGMSKKIGPIAWGEEEGEVFLGRELTKMKNYSQDTAKEIDNEIKNLIIESYERAKNILGENKQRLDLLAAYLYGKETIDGEEFKKLMEMDIDDLNKKIIDDENIKIKILDVKA; this comes from the coding sequence ATGGATAAAAAACCTAAAAGAAGTTTAGGGCCTATATTTGTTTATTTAATATTGTTTGCAATAATAGTTTTTAGTATAAGCAGATTAAATGCCCCATCCAATAAAGAGATAGGATATACAGAACTTTTAAAGCAAATCGATAAAGGACAGATAATAAGACTGGAAATTGAAGACAGTGGTTTAGTTAGGGCGAAAACTAAAACAGGAGACATTCTCCAAGCTTATGCACCTACCTTGTTACAGGATGAAGCATATACAAGAGCCCTTGTAAATGAAGGGATACAGATAAAATATATAAGGAGCACTGGATCGAGTTGGTGGGTAAGTCTTTTGATACATATGGCACCAATTTTAATAATGATACTTTTTTGGGTATGGCTTTTCAAAGGTGTCGGCTCAAGAGGAGGCGGTGGAGCTCCTGGAATGAACTTTAAAAAAAGTCCGGCAAGAAAATTTGATCCCAAAAAAGCTAAAATAGGATTTAAAGATGTTGCTGGAATAGATGAAGCAAGAGAGGAACTTGAAGATATAGTAACCTTTCTTAAGAATCCTCAAGAATTTAATACTCTCGGAGCGAGAATGCCAAAAGGTGTCCTTCTAGTAGGACAACCTGGAACAGGAAAAACTCTTATAGCAAGAGCTGTTGCAGGTGAAGCTGGTGTACCTTTCTTTTATATAAGTGGTTCTGATTTTGTTGAGTTATTTGTCGGTGTTGGAGCATCCCGTGTTAGAGAAATGTTTAATCAAGCAAAAGCTGAAGCTCCAGCAATAATATTTATAGATGAAATCGATGCTGTTGGTAGACAAAGAGGTGCCGGACTTGGTGGCGGACATGACGAAAGAGAACAAACTTTAAACTCTTTGCTTGTTGAAATGGATGGATTTGATCCTAAAGCAGGAATTATAGTTATGGCTGCAACAAATAGACCAGATATACTTGATAAAGCACTTTTAAGACCTGGAAGATTTGACAAAAAAGTTGTTATAGATGCTCCTGATTTAAAAGGAAGAGAAGAAATACTAAAAGTTCATATGAAAGGTAAAAAGATATCTAAAGATGTTGATCCGGAAGTACTTGCAAGAGGTACTCCTGGTTTTGTTGGAGCTGATTTAGAAAACTTGATCAATGAATCTGCTTTACTTGCAGCAAGAAATAAAAGGGAATTTATAACTATGGAAGATTGTTCAGAAGCAATTGAAAGAGTTATTGCAGGACCAGAAAGAAGATCCAGAAAACTTTCTGATAAAGAAAAGAAAATAGTAACTTATCATGAACTTGGTCATGCGATGTTAGGATATTTATTGCCAAATTCAGATCCAGTTCATAAGATCACCATAGTCCCAAGAGGTCATGCTGCTTTAGGTTATACATTGCAATTACCATTAGAAGAAAAATTTTTAATGAGTGAAGAAGAGCTAAAAGATAGGATAATCACTCTTTTAGGTGGTAGAGCTTCTGAAGATATAATTTTTAATGAAATAACTTCTGGTGCTGGTAATGATTTAAAAAGAGCCACAGAAATAGTTAAAAAGATGGTCACTCAGCTTGGAATGAGTAAAAAGATAGGACCTATTGCATGGGGAGAAGAAGAAGGCGAAGTCTTTCTTGGAAGAGAATTAACTAAAATGAAGAATTATTCTCAAGATACTGCAAAAGAGATAGATAATGAAATAAAAAACTTAATAATAGAAAGTTATGAAAGAGCAAAAAATATACTTGGTGAAAATAAGCAGAGATTAGATCTATTGGCAGCATATTTGTATGGAAAAGAAACTATAGATGGAGAAGAATTTAAAAAATTGATGGAAATGGATATAGATGATTTAAATAAAAAAATAATCGATGATGAAAATATAAAAATAAAAATATTAGATGTAAAAGCGTAA
- a CDS encoding TolC family protein yields MKKVLILLVLVFTIMSFSATLFDVIESAKATSTTYELSNLEYVLMEMEYDKNKIMATNQKSELSAEINFLNSLKENKKTVERFYTDTINTYFDYLIDKLDYESTELKIKNARIDLENKKKLFEKKLISIDELKNAELTLSDLENSITSKKVKMLDSKNDLIEIYSKEISEIKVSLIDYANYLVDDKVYFDNNYDYKILEKNKELNEVEMKTLPSNSSEFDIKNLELKNRKLEVNIKDSEDALYKSHRDLKNQLESFKISIKNLEERINLSKTTYEDTNNKFINGLASEAELNKSKADYIDSSKTYYETMKQYFNSFVKYLLDTGRRPEEVLN; encoded by the coding sequence ATGAAAAAAGTTTTAATTTTATTGGTATTAGTATTTACTATTATGAGTTTTTCTGCTACATTATTTGATGTTATAGAGTCTGCTAAAGCTACATCTACAACATATGAACTTTCAAATTTGGAATATGTTTTGATGGAAATGGAATATGATAAGAATAAAATAATGGCAACAAATCAAAAGTCAGAGTTAAGTGCGGAAATAAATTTTTTAAATTCTTTAAAAGAAAATAAAAAAACTGTAGAAAGATTTTATACAGATACTATAAATACTTATTTTGATTACTTAATAGATAAACTCGACTATGAAAGTACTGAACTTAAAATCAAAAATGCAAGAATTGATTTAGAAAATAAGAAAAAATTATTCGAAAAAAAATTGATTTCTATTGATGAACTAAAAAATGCTGAATTAACTTTAAGTGATTTAGAAAATTCTATAACGAGTAAAAAAGTAAAAATGCTTGATTCAAAAAATGATTTAATAGAAATATATTCAAAAGAAATTTCTGAAATAAAGGTTAGTTTAATAGATTATGCCAATTATTTAGTTGATGATAAAGTTTATTTTGATAATAATTATGATTATAAAATATTAGAAAAGAATAAAGAATTAAATGAAGTTGAGATGAAGACATTACCTTCAAACTCATCAGAATTTGATATAAAAAATCTTGAATTAAAAAATAGAAAACTTGAAGTAAATATAAAAGACTCAGAGGATGCTTTGTATAAATCACATAGAGACTTAAAAAATCAATTAGAATCTTTTAAAATATCTATAAAAAATCTTGAAGAAAGAATAAATTTATCAAAAACAACTTATGAAGATACAAATAATAAGTTTATAAATGGTTTAGCTTCAGAAGCTGAATTAAATAAATCTAAAGCTGATTATATCGATAGTTCAAAAACTTATTATGAAACAATGAAGCAATATTTTAATTCTTTTGTTAAATATTTACTTGATACTGGAAGGAGACCTGAGGAGGTATTAAATTGA
- a CDS encoding efflux RND transporter periplasmic adaptor subunit, with amino-acid sequence MSKKKSKKWIWIIIILIIIIGGYVLINKSKSETNPEINANIQIPNLEYKVQKRDFGDYTEIVGNVNADTRTIYPPFKEKITDVFVEEGQKVEIGDQLLKFEDLTYRINYISKQIDYDNSLNMAEKIRELKKLQLEQAKEELEKTTLKSPVKGTIEKLDIGVGDNPQLDKGMMVIVDNESMRVKSSIDELDLPNIKLGMKAIIEFNQLGVSIPGELTLINPVAESSGGIVYIPVEIKFTEDPLKYGIISGLTANVKLVTLELKNSIAIPKEALKTRENGTKFVYIKTSEGKKEVDVKSGKETKKYVEILEGLKEGDIVLLIPDGAELQRLQNVNGVPRGF; translated from the coding sequence TTGAGTAAAAAGAAAAGCAAAAAATGGATCTGGATAATAATTATATTGATCATAATTATTGGAGGTTATGTTCTTATAAATAAATCAAAATCTGAAACAAATCCTGAAATAAATGCAAATATTCAAATACCAAATCTTGAATATAAAGTTCAAAAAAGAGACTTTGGAGATTATACGGAAATAGTTGGAAATGTAAATGCTGATACCAGAACTATATATCCACCATTTAAAGAAAAGATAACAGATGTTTTTGTTGAAGAAGGCCAAAAAGTAGAAATAGGAGATCAGCTATTAAAGTTTGAAGATTTAACTTATAGAATAAATTATATTTCAAAACAAATAGATTATGATAATTCATTGAACATGGCCGAAAAAATAAGAGAATTAAAAAAACTTCAACTCGAACAAGCAAAAGAAGAACTTGAAAAAACTACGCTTAAATCTCCTGTTAAAGGAACTATAGAAAAATTAGATATTGGTGTTGGAGATAATCCTCAATTGGATAAAGGTATGATGGTAATAGTTGATAATGAGTCTATGAGAGTAAAATCTTCAATAGATGAATTAGATTTGCCAAATATAAAACTTGGTATGAAAGCCATAATTGAATTTAATCAGCTTGGAGTATCTATACCTGGAGAGTTAACTCTTATAAATCCCGTTGCTGAAAGTTCTGGAGGCATAGTTTATATACCTGTAGAAATTAAATTTACAGAAGATCCATTGAAATATGGAATAATATCAGGATTAACTGCAAATGTAAAATTAGTAACTTTAGAACTTAAAAATTCAATAGCCATACCAAAAGAAGCTTTGAAAACAAGAGAAAATGGTACAAAATTTGTTTACATAAAAACTTCTGAAGGTAAAAAAGAAGTAGATGTAAAAAGTGGAAAAGAAACTAAAAAATATGTTGAGATTTTAGAAGGTCTTAAAGAAGGAGATATAGTTCTTTTGATACCAGATGGAGCTGAACTCCAAAGACTTCAAAATGTTAACGGTGTTCCGAGGGGATTCTGA
- a CDS encoding ABC transporter ATP-binding protein, translating to MMSVMKLEDVKKIYKMGEIEVHALRDISFEIEDGDYIVIVGPSGSGKSTLLQILGCLDRPTLGNVYIENSEVSSMPDKKLAEVRNKKIGFIFQKFNLLSHLSALENVELPMIYGNVPTKERKKRAKEYLELVGLGDRMDHKPTELSGGQQQRVAIARGLANEPAFLLADEPTGNLDSKSGKEILQIFQKLNDMGKTLVVVTHDPTMESIGNKVVRILDGAIESIEVKKNGNT from the coding sequence CTGATGAGCGTAATGAAACTTGAGGATGTTAAAAAAATTTATAAAATGGGGGAAATAGAAGTACATGCCCTCAGAGATATAAGTTTTGAAATAGAAGATGGAGATTATATTGTCATCGTTGGGCCTTCAGGTAGTGGAAAATCTACACTTTTGCAAATTTTAGGATGTTTAGATAGACCTACCTTAGGAAATGTATACATAGAAAATTCTGAAGTATCTTCTATGCCAGATAAGAAATTGGCCGAAGTTAGGAATAAAAAAATAGGATTTATTTTTCAAAAATTCAATTTATTATCTCATTTAAGTGCTTTAGAAAATGTTGAATTACCAATGATATATGGAAATGTTCCAACAAAGGAAAGAAAAAAAAGAGCTAAAGAATATCTTGAACTTGTAGGACTAGGGGATAGAATGGATCATAAACCAACAGAGTTATCTGGTGGACAACAGCAGAGAGTTGCCATAGCGAGAGGTCTTGCGAATGAACCAGCTTTTTTATTGGCTGATGAACCAACTGGAAATTTAGACAGTAAAAGTGGAAAAGAAATACTTCAAATATTTCAAAAATTAAATGATATGGGAAAAACTTTAGTTGTTGTAACCCATGATCCTACAATGGAAAGTATAGGAAATAAAGTTGTGAGAATTCTTGATGGTGCCATAGAATCGATAGAGGTGAAAAAAAATGGAAATACTTAA